One stretch of Chryseobacterium sp. LJ668 DNA includes these proteins:
- a CDS encoding FkbM family methyltransferase has translation MIQKLKKIAKIILSKEQIIYKAPISENDRIQAKRVVSWFADKGDETLRLNYDLNENSIVFDVGGYKGEFARDIFCKYQSNIYIFEPLKEFYEICLKRFIKNRKVHSYNFGLADRSFDTEINISDNASSIFSVGGIKTKIRLESITDFIENKHIESVDLIKINIEGGEYDLLESLIKQKLVDKFKNIQVQFHDFVIDNARDRMEKIQHELSKTHELTYQYDFVWENWTLKSHE, from the coding sequence ATGATACAAAAATTAAAAAAAATAGCTAAAATCATTTTATCAAAGGAGCAAATAATATACAAAGCTCCCATTTCAGAAAATGATAGAATACAGGCAAAAAGAGTTGTTTCGTGGTTTGCAGATAAAGGTGATGAAACTTTAAGATTAAACTACGACTTGAACGAAAATTCGATAGTTTTTGATGTCGGTGGTTATAAAGGAGAATTTGCAAGAGATATATTTTGCAAATATCAATCAAACATTTATATTTTTGAACCTTTAAAAGAATTTTATGAAATTTGCTTAAAACGTTTTATAAAAAACAGAAAAGTGCATTCTTATAATTTTGGATTGGCAGATAGATCTTTTGATACTGAAATAAATATTTCAGATAACGCTTCCTCAATCTTTAGTGTAGGCGGCATCAAAACAAAAATCCGTTTAGAATCAATTACAGATTTTATTGAGAATAAGCACATAGAATCTGTTGATTTAATCAAAATTAATATTGAAGGGGGAGAATATGATTTGTTAGAATCTTTGATTAAACAAAAGCTGGTTGATAAGTTTAAGAACATTCAGGTTCAATTTCATGATTTTGTAATCGATAATGCGAGAGATAGAATGGAAAAAATTCAACATGAACTTTCTAAAACTCATGAGTTGACCTATCAGTATGATTTTGTTTGGGAAAATTGGACATTAAAATCTCATGAATAA